In Lathamus discolor isolate bLatDis1 chromosome 1, bLatDis1.hap1, whole genome shotgun sequence, the following are encoded in one genomic region:
- the TCP11L2 gene encoding T-complex protein 11-like protein 2 isoform X1, with amino-acid sequence MPLSDEHNSDSESSRLSESTAASSDSEYSRQSFNSDSSSKPSSPASASPPKMITFDELMAAARNLTNLTLAHEIAVNANFCIKHEDLPQNSFAGTVKQIVHKAFWDHLESELNEDPPEYEHAIKLFEEIREILLSFLTPGANRIQNQICEVLDTDLIRQQAEHNAVDIHGLANYVINTMGKLCAPIRDNDIKQLKATDNIVELLRQIFRVLDLMKMDMANYTIQNLRPYLQRNLVDYERTKFQEILEETPSALDLTTEWIKDSIQDELSSTSDESSSSPGADSSSKQTISPTLVLNNGYLKLLQWNYHKTIPETLITDEARLQELREKLKQLQIIACVWLITNNMVGAAIVDVPDFAEQLKRISLPLLEGMNKKTFDLKEALNAIGVQICSKVNRSLTERGLPTLDEEMQSNLMGQIAHIIEENNPVCSLIDKRIQFFLRSLLSLPSFQKSMPTMPGGLSVIQTEMELVGSQYASIVNFNKQVYGPFYANILRKLLFRETPVGKAETGTATTTS; translated from the exons ATGCCTCTCAGTGATGAGCATAACAGTGATTCAGAGTCTTCGCGCCTCTCAGAAAGCACAGCTGCTTCTAGTGACTCTGAATATTCAAGACAGAGCTTTAACAGCGATTCGTCAAGCAAACCCAGTTCTCCAGCAT CAGCAAGTCCCCCTAAGATGATTACATTTGATGAACTGATGGCAGCTGCAAGAAATTTGACAAACTTGACCCTAGCTCATGAAATTGCTGTAAACGCAAATTTTTGCATAAAACATGAAGACTTGCCACAGAACAG TTTTGCAGGCACAGTGAAACAGATTGTACACAAGGCATTTTGGGATCACTTGGAATCGGAACTGAATGAAGATCCTCCAGAATATGAACATGCTATCAAGCTCTTTGAGGAAATCAGGGAG atacttctttccttcctgactCCTGGAGCAAACAGGATTCAAAATCAAATTTGTGAAGTTCTAGATACGGATCTTATACGACAGCAGGCAGAACATAATGCTGTTGATATTCATGGGCTAGCTAATTATGTTATCAACACTATGGGAAAGCTATGTGCTCCAATAAGAGACAATGATATAAAACAGTTAAAAGCAACTGACAATATCGTAGAATTACTGAG ACAAATATTCCGTGTTTTGGACCTGATGAAAATGGATATGGCAAATTACACAATTCAAAACCTTAGACCATACCTTCAGCGTAATTTGGTGGACTACGAAAGAACGAAATTCCAGGAAATTCTTGAAGAAACACCAA GTGCCCTGGACCTCACAACAGAATGGATAAAGGATTCTATACAAGATGAATTGTCATCTACTTCTGATGAATCTTCATCATCCCCTGGTGCTGATAGTAGTTCTAAACAAACCATTAGTCCTACACTGGTGCTAAACAATGGCTACTTGAAACTGTTACAGTGGAATTATCACAAAACAATTCCAGAG ACTCTAATAACAGATGAAGCTCGTCTTCAGGAGTTGAGAGAAAAGCTCAAACAATTACAGATCATAGCTTGTGTCTGGCTTATAACAAACAATATGGTGGGCGCAGCAATTGTAGATGTGCCTGATTTTGCTGAGCAGCTGAAAAGGAtctcccttcctcttcttgaaGGCATGAACAAGAA aaCTTTTGATTTGAAGGAGGCTCTGAATGCTATAGGTGTCCAAATTTGCAGTAAAGTGAACAGGTCTCTAACTGAAAGAGGTCTTCCCACTCTTGATGAAGAAATGCAGAGTAATTTAATGGGTCAAATCGCTCATATTATAGAGGAGAATAATCCTGTCTGTTCCTTGATTG acaaACGGATTCAGTTCTTCCTGAGAagcttgctttctcttcccagtTTTCAGAAGTCTATGCCTACTATGCCAGGAGGTCTTTCCGTGATTCAGACAGAAATGGAGCTTGTTGGATCTCAGTATGCAAGCATTGTAAACTTCAATAAACAAGTGTATGGACCGTTCTATGCAAACATACTTAGAAAACTACTTTTTCGTGAGACACCagtgggaaaagcagaaacaggaacagCAACAACTACCAGTTAA
- the TCP11L2 gene encoding T-complex protein 11-like protein 2 isoform X2, with amino-acid sequence MPLSDEHNSDSESSRLSESTAASSDSEYSRQSFNSDSSSKPSSPASSPPKMITFDELMAAARNLTNLTLAHEIAVNANFCIKHEDLPQNSFAGTVKQIVHKAFWDHLESELNEDPPEYEHAIKLFEEIREILLSFLTPGANRIQNQICEVLDTDLIRQQAEHNAVDIHGLANYVINTMGKLCAPIRDNDIKQLKATDNIVELLRQIFRVLDLMKMDMANYTIQNLRPYLQRNLVDYERTKFQEILEETPSALDLTTEWIKDSIQDELSSTSDESSSSPGADSSSKQTISPTLVLNNGYLKLLQWNYHKTIPETLITDEARLQELREKLKQLQIIACVWLITNNMVGAAIVDVPDFAEQLKRISLPLLEGMNKKTFDLKEALNAIGVQICSKVNRSLTERGLPTLDEEMQSNLMGQIAHIIEENNPVCSLIDKRIQFFLRSLLSLPSFQKSMPTMPGGLSVIQTEMELVGSQYASIVNFNKQVYGPFYANILRKLLFRETPVGKAETGTATTTS; translated from the exons ATGCCTCTCAGTGATGAGCATAACAGTGATTCAGAGTCTTCGCGCCTCTCAGAAAGCACAGCTGCTTCTAGTGACTCTGAATATTCAAGACAGAGCTTTAACAGCGATTCGTCAAGCAAACCCAGTTCTCCAGCAT CAAGTCCCCCTAAGATGATTACATTTGATGAACTGATGGCAGCTGCAAGAAATTTGACAAACTTGACCCTAGCTCATGAAATTGCTGTAAACGCAAATTTTTGCATAAAACATGAAGACTTGCCACAGAACAG TTTTGCAGGCACAGTGAAACAGATTGTACACAAGGCATTTTGGGATCACTTGGAATCGGAACTGAATGAAGATCCTCCAGAATATGAACATGCTATCAAGCTCTTTGAGGAAATCAGGGAG atacttctttccttcctgactCCTGGAGCAAACAGGATTCAAAATCAAATTTGTGAAGTTCTAGATACGGATCTTATACGACAGCAGGCAGAACATAATGCTGTTGATATTCATGGGCTAGCTAATTATGTTATCAACACTATGGGAAAGCTATGTGCTCCAATAAGAGACAATGATATAAAACAGTTAAAAGCAACTGACAATATCGTAGAATTACTGAG ACAAATATTCCGTGTTTTGGACCTGATGAAAATGGATATGGCAAATTACACAATTCAAAACCTTAGACCATACCTTCAGCGTAATTTGGTGGACTACGAAAGAACGAAATTCCAGGAAATTCTTGAAGAAACACCAA GTGCCCTGGACCTCACAACAGAATGGATAAAGGATTCTATACAAGATGAATTGTCATCTACTTCTGATGAATCTTCATCATCCCCTGGTGCTGATAGTAGTTCTAAACAAACCATTAGTCCTACACTGGTGCTAAACAATGGCTACTTGAAACTGTTACAGTGGAATTATCACAAAACAATTCCAGAG ACTCTAATAACAGATGAAGCTCGTCTTCAGGAGTTGAGAGAAAAGCTCAAACAATTACAGATCATAGCTTGTGTCTGGCTTATAACAAACAATATGGTGGGCGCAGCAATTGTAGATGTGCCTGATTTTGCTGAGCAGCTGAAAAGGAtctcccttcctcttcttgaaGGCATGAACAAGAA aaCTTTTGATTTGAAGGAGGCTCTGAATGCTATAGGTGTCCAAATTTGCAGTAAAGTGAACAGGTCTCTAACTGAAAGAGGTCTTCCCACTCTTGATGAAGAAATGCAGAGTAATTTAATGGGTCAAATCGCTCATATTATAGAGGAGAATAATCCTGTCTGTTCCTTGATTG acaaACGGATTCAGTTCTTCCTGAGAagcttgctttctcttcccagtTTTCAGAAGTCTATGCCTACTATGCCAGGAGGTCTTTCCGTGATTCAGACAGAAATGGAGCTTGTTGGATCTCAGTATGCAAGCATTGTAAACTTCAATAAACAAGTGTATGGACCGTTCTATGCAAACATACTTAGAAAACTACTTTTTCGTGAGACACCagtgggaaaagcagaaacaggaacagCAACAACTACCAGTTAA
- the CKAP4 gene encoding cytoskeleton-associated protein 4, producing the protein MSSAKHRGAKGGSPPAAAANDKSAQPGGAEEPAAKKPPAASHGRGGRAAGGGGGSRSGAGPRRGWALLLGAAVVLGAALPAGWYVRQLREEVGRSAREREASGRQRQELAATLDAVVQKVRSLQATFGEFESMMKIAQQKQEVTEKAVKQGESEINRISEVLQKLQNEILKDLSDGIHMVKDARERDFTSLENTVEERLTELTKSINDNIAVFTEVQQRSQDEINNMKAKVDSLEEADVYKHEIKVLKDAFDEMQAAMKTKEKDIESLKSTIDSMESDVYTEVKELVNLKQEHEKFKEAADTEHLSLKALQEKVLRAEDSILHLPSDIKRLDEDLLQVKADLNKWEENELFRKALETFGKNTEGLESRLRHIEDSLESLTSAAVQNSENMRSFLSKEAEYKNKLSTLEQSIAALQGISDMDLTSVTDVLKNLGESQTSLYNDVENLRRSISELPSSGALQDVQKQISTLLDQGNLQGEAQPQGYLEKFSSVEGSVDELRSSVSQVDSDLKMIRTAVDSLVSYSVKIENNENNLESVKSSVDDLRNDLERLFVKVEKIHEKV; encoded by the exons ATGTCGTCCGCCAAGCACCGCGGCGCTAAGGGGGGcagcccgcccgccgccgccgccaacGACAAGAGCGCGCAGCCCGGCGGCGCCGAGGAGCCGGCGGCTAAGAAACCGCCGGCGGCATCCCACGGCCGGGGCGGCAGGGCCGCCGGCGGGGGCGGAGGGAGCCGCTCCGGCGCTGGCCCCCGCCGCGGCTGGGCGCTGCTGCTGGGCGCCGCAGTGGTGCTGGGcgccgcgctgcccgccggcTGGTACGTGCGGCAGCTGCGGGAGGAGGTCGGGAGGAGCGCCCGGGAGCGGGAGGCCTCCGGCCGGCAGCGGCAGGAGCTGGCCGCCACCCTGGACGCCGTGGTGCAGAAG GTGCGTTCCCTTCAAGCCACATTTGGAGAATTTGAGTCCATGATGAAAATAgctcagcagaagcaggaggtgACTGAGAAGGCTGTTAAACAAGGGGAGAGTGAAATAAACCGCATCAGTGAAGTGCTTCAAAAgctgcaaaatgaaatattgaAAGACTTGTCTGATGGCATCCACATGGTGAAGGATGCAAGGGAACGAGACTTCACATCTCTGGAAAACACAGTTGAAGAGAGACTAACAGAGCTAACCAAGTCTATAAATGATAACATTGCTGTATTCACCGAAGTCCAGCAAAGGAGCCAAGATGAAATCAACAATATGAAAGCAAAGGTTGATTCACTAGAGGAGGCAGATGTGTATAAACATGAAATTAAGGTGCTAAAAGATGCTTTTGATGAGATGCAAGCAGCcatgaaaaccaaagaaaaggaCATAGAGTCCTTGAAGAGTACAATAGACTCCATGGAGTCGGATGTGTATACTGAAGTGAAAGAGCTAGTCAACCTCAAACAAGAACATGAGAAATTCAAAGAGGCTGCAGACACTGAACACCTTTCATTAAAAGCTTTACAGGAGAAAGTTCTGAGAGCTGAGGATTCTATTTTGCATCTCCCTAGTGACATTAAAAGACTCGATGAAGATTTGCTGCAAGTTAAAGCTGACCTCaacaaatgggaagaaaatgagctcttcagaaaagcattAGAAACTTTTGGGAAGAACACTGAAGGACTGGAGTCTCGATTGAGACACATAGAAGACAGCCTGGAGTCTCtaacttctgctgctgttcaaaacagtgaaaacaTGCGATCCTTTCTTTCTAAGGAGGCAGAATATAAGAATAAGCTCAGTACCCTAGAACAAAGCATTGCTGCTCTTCAGGGAATCTCAGACATGGACTTAACTTCAGTCACAGATGTTCTGAAAAATCTTGGTGAATCACAGACCTCGCTGTACAATGACGTGGAGAACTTGAGGAGGAGCATCAGTGAACTGCCATCCTCCGGTGCTCTTCAGGATGTCCAGAAGCAAATCAGTACTTTGTTGGATCAAGGGAATCTCCAGGGTGAAGCACAGCCTCAAGGCTATCttgaaaagttttcttctgtggaagGCTCTGTAGATGAACTGAGATCCTCTGTCAGCCAGGTTGATTCCGATTTGAAAATGATAAGAACTGCAGTGGATAGTTTAGTCTCCTACTCGGTGAAAATTGAAAACAATGAGAACAACTTGGAGTCTGTGAAGAGCTCAGTAGATGACCTGAGGAATGACCTGGAAAGGTTGTTTGTGAAAGTAGAAAAAATCCATGAAAAAGTTTAG